The following are encoded in a window of Kitasatospora fiedleri genomic DNA:
- a CDS encoding G8 domain-containing protein has translation MEQQRNGEQPPARHRRPPVGRRRMLTWLAVGTATALGGGVVLRQSLAGADEPAARPGPLGDGATAPSGHQHGPGAPPPASGSPQPSVPPPVLDGGGRKWSDAKGWGGKPPGPGSAVRITDKVVLDADAEVGSLLVERSGSLVFAADRTLTLASAGNVEVRGVLALAPDAAHTHTLRFPHVDERRFAGGGMTVVDSDTGLWVTGQGYLRLDGAPRTAWTRAATDLGPGDTVLKLAAAPRAGSPATNWPSPPPRRPTPRTSPPRTTW, from the coding sequence GTGGAACAGCAGCGGAACGGCGAGCAACCCCCGGCGCGGCACCGGCGCCCGCCGGTCGGCCGGCGCAGGATGCTGACCTGGCTGGCGGTCGGGACGGCGACGGCGCTCGGCGGGGGAGTGGTCCTGCGGCAGTCCCTGGCGGGGGCCGACGAACCCGCCGCCCGGCCCGGGCCGCTCGGCGACGGCGCCACCGCGCCGTCCGGCCACCAGCACGGCCCCGGCGCCCCGCCGCCCGCGTCCGGCAGCCCGCAGCCCTCCGTGCCGCCCCCGGTGCTGGACGGCGGCGGCCGCAAGTGGTCGGACGCCAAGGGCTGGGGCGGCAAGCCCCCGGGCCCCGGCAGCGCGGTGCGGATCACCGACAAGGTGGTGCTGGACGCCGACGCCGAGGTCGGCTCGCTGCTGGTGGAGCGGAGCGGCTCGCTGGTCTTCGCCGCGGACCGGACGCTGACCCTGGCCAGCGCGGGCAACGTCGAGGTGCGCGGCGTCCTGGCGCTGGCCCCCGACGCCGCGCACACCCACACCCTGCGCTTCCCGCACGTCGACGAGCGCCGCTTCGCCGGCGGCGGCATGACCGTCGTCGACAGCGACACCGGCCTGTGGGTCACCGGCCAGGGCTACCTGCGGCTGGACGGCGCCCCCCGCACCGCCTGGACCCGGGCCGCCACCGACCTCGGGCCCGGCGACACCGTGCTGAAGCTGGCCGCCGCCCCGAGGGCTGGCAGCCCGGCGACGAACTGGCCGTCACCCCCACCGCGCCGCCCGACACCGAGGACTTCTCCACCGCGTACGACCTGGTGA
- a CDS encoding ATP-binding protein, translating to MSTGTVLATDPHVVSCTLAPRFEAVRTAREFTRRSLDAWGLGDIFDDVALVASELVTNALRHALGQSEPSLVPAQGAPQPTAGSLPIRISLVHRAPQVVCAVSDPSSTGPIAREADFVAESGRGLHLVDSFSRSWGWHPLAGAGKVVWALFDARTELPGPEQLSNAGRHRRSA from the coding sequence ATGAGCACCGGTACGGTCCTGGCGACCGACCCTCATGTGGTCAGCTGCACCCTCGCTCCCCGCTTCGAAGCCGTGCGCACCGCGCGGGAGTTCACCAGACGGTCGCTGGACGCGTGGGGGCTCGGGGACATCTTCGACGACGTGGCCCTGGTGGCCTCGGAGTTGGTGACCAACGCGCTGCGGCACGCGCTCGGCCAGAGCGAGCCGTCCCTGGTGCCCGCGCAGGGCGCTCCGCAGCCGACGGCCGGGTCGCTGCCGATCCGGATCAGCCTGGTGCACCGCGCGCCGCAGGTGGTCTGCGCGGTCAGCGATCCGTCCAGTACCGGGCCGATCGCGCGGGAGGCCGACTTCGTGGCCGAGTCCGGCCGCGGCCTGCACCTGGTGGACTCCTTCTCCCGCTCCTGGGGCTGGCACCCGCTGGCCGGCGCCGGGAAGGTGGTCTGGGCGCTGTTCGACGCCCGCACGGAGCTGCCGGGCCCGGAGCAGCTGTCGAACGCCGGCCGGCACCGCCGCTCCGCCTGA
- a CDS encoding DUF397 domain-containing protein, whose product MREAYNGMAATDLDGVVWQKSRHSNSKGNCVEFAALPNGDVAMRNSRFPQGPALVYTRDEITAMLLGVKDGEFDHLGGTP is encoded by the coding sequence ATGCGTGAGGCGTACAACGGCATGGCGGCGACGGACCTGGACGGGGTGGTCTGGCAGAAGAGCCGTCACAGCAACTCGAAGGGCAACTGCGTGGAATTCGCCGCGCTGCCGAACGGCGACGTGGCGATGCGCAACTCGCGCTTCCCGCAGGGGCCGGCGCTGGTCTACACCCGGGACGAGATCACCGCGATGCTGCTCGGCGTCAAGGACGGGGAGTTCGACCACCTGGGCGGCACGCCCTGA
- a CDS encoding sirohydrochlorin chelatase, translating to MSTAAIPGAPLPVRTPGSRARGRHRRPERPEIMPGSPALVLAVPAAAGPESRPVVEELLSIVRTEQSGIEVTAAYLGGEGAPTVADLLAAAAEAGLPAPLVVPLVPGPHDFLPELHKLAAETGARVLDPLGPHPLLAEAVHVRLSEAGLARADRARLFAIATAADGVVLTTVGGEEAAASAGITGVLLASRLAVPVVPAALDVPGSVAAAVAHLRATGSERPALAPLVIGPEADPELLATAAEETGCASAAPIGAYPTVGQLIASAYLAALPEPTQEQLEAAEAAAEQQRTSSGAHAAR from the coding sequence ATGAGCACCGCAGCCATCCCGGGCGCGCCACTGCCCGTCCGTACGCCAGGCTCCCGTGCGCGGGGGCGCCACCGCCGTCCCGAGCGCCCCGAGATCATGCCCGGTTCGCCCGCCCTGGTGCTGGCGGTCCCGGCCGCCGCCGGGCCGGAGAGCCGCCCGGTCGTCGAGGAGCTGCTGTCCATCGTCCGCACCGAGCAGTCGGGCATCGAGGTGACGGCGGCCTACCTGGGCGGCGAGGGCGCGCCGACGGTCGCCGACCTGCTGGCGGCCGCCGCCGAGGCGGGCCTGCCCGCGCCGCTGGTGGTCCCGCTGGTGCCCGGGCCGCACGACTTCCTGCCCGAACTGCACAAGCTGGCCGCCGAGACCGGCGCCCGGGTGCTGGACCCGCTGGGGCCGCACCCGCTGCTGGCCGAGGCCGTGCACGTGAGGCTGTCCGAGGCCGGGCTGGCCCGGGCCGACCGGGCCCGGCTGTTCGCCATCGCCACCGCCGCCGACGGCGTGGTGCTGACCACCGTCGGCGGCGAGGAGGCGGCGGCCTCGGCCGGCATCACCGGCGTGCTGCTGGCCTCCCGGCTGGCGGTCCCCGTGGTCCCGGCCGCGCTGGACGTGCCGGGCTCGGTCGCCGCGGCCGTCGCGCACCTACGGGCCACCGGCTCCGAGCGCCCGGCGCTGGCCCCGCTGGTGATCGGCCCGGAGGCCGACCCCGAACTGCTGGCCACCGCCGCCGAGGAGACCGGCTGCGCGAGCGCCGCCCCGATCGGCGCCTACCCGACGGTGGGCCAGCTGATCGCCTCCGCCTACCTGGCCGCGCTCCCCGAGCCGACCCAGGAGCAGCTGGAGGCCGCCGAGGCCGCGGCCGAGCAGCAGCGCACCAGCTCGGGGGCGCACGCCGCGCGCTGA
- a CDS encoding transglycosylase family protein — protein MLPISAKRARRLIATTGVVGIGLTIPCLTGGAASAATVSTWDKVAQCESTGNWSINTGNGFYGGLQFTASTWAEFGGTAYASRADLATKDQQISVAEKVLASQGPGAWPVCSIQAGLTKGGAAPEVNTSGSAQTQAPAQTQTQQPQTPQSQPQSGGKGKSQHSWSQGTSQAQPQAEQSAPAATTDRAAGTYTVVAGDWLSAIAQNQHVDGGWQKLYDLNRSVLAEGPDMIYPGQQLSLGGSATAQQSAPATKPSTTKSSTAKSSAAQGSSWTNNRSAAKPSGAPAKSSTGSTQTATASTATTAATTTAGTTTAAKATGSKAAAIDFALSKVGQAYVYGGTGNGGWDCSGLTQAAFRQAGISLPRVAADQADYSTRVSLDSLQPGDLLFWSNNGSNSGVYHVALYVGDGKYVEAANPSAGVRTETVANWAPDFAGRV, from the coding sequence ATGCTGCCCATCAGCGCCAAGCGCGCCCGCCGCCTGATCGCCACCACCGGTGTCGTCGGCATCGGACTCACGATCCCCTGCCTGACCGGCGGCGCCGCCTCCGCGGCCACCGTCTCGACCTGGGACAAGGTCGCGCAGTGCGAGTCCACCGGCAACTGGTCGATCAACACCGGCAACGGCTTCTACGGCGGCCTCCAGTTCACCGCCTCCACCTGGGCCGAGTTCGGCGGCACCGCGTACGCCTCGCGCGCCGACCTGGCCACCAAGGACCAGCAGATCTCCGTCGCCGAGAAGGTGCTGGCCTCGCAGGGTCCCGGCGCCTGGCCGGTGTGCTCGATCCAGGCCGGCCTCACCAAGGGCGGCGCCGCTCCCGAGGTGAACACCTCCGGCTCCGCGCAGACCCAGGCCCCGGCCCAGACCCAGACCCAGCAGCCGCAGACCCCGCAGTCGCAGCCGCAGTCCGGCGGCAAGGGCAAGTCCCAGCACAGCTGGTCGCAGGGCACCTCGCAGGCCCAGCCGCAGGCCGAGCAGAGCGCCCCGGCCGCCACCACCGACCGGGCCGCCGGCACCTACACCGTCGTGGCGGGCGACTGGCTGTCCGCGATCGCGCAGAACCAGCACGTCGACGGCGGCTGGCAGAAGCTGTACGACCTGAACCGCTCGGTCCTCGCCGAGGGTCCGGACATGATCTACCCGGGTCAGCAGCTCTCCCTCGGCGGGTCCGCCACCGCGCAGCAGTCGGCGCCGGCCACCAAGCCCTCCACCACCAAGTCCTCCACCGCCAAGTCCTCGGCCGCCCAGGGCTCGTCCTGGACGAACAACCGCTCCGCCGCCAAGCCGTCCGGCGCCCCGGCGAAGTCGTCGACCGGCTCGACGCAGACCGCCACCGCGTCGACCGCCACCACCGCGGCGACCACGACCGCCGGCACCACCACCGCCGCCAAGGCGACCGGTTCCAAGGCCGCCGCGATCGACTTCGCGCTGTCCAAGGTCGGCCAGGCGTACGTCTACGGCGGCACCGGCAACGGCGGCTGGGACTGCTCGGGCCTGACCCAGGCCGCGTTCCGCCAGGCCGGCATCAGCCTGCCGCGCGTCGCCGCCGACCAGGCGGACTACTCGACCCGCGTCTCGCTGGACAGCCTGCAGCCGGGCGACCTGCTGTTCTGGTCGAACAACGGCTCGAACTCGGGCGTCTACCACGTCGCCCTGTACGTCGGCGACGGCAAGTACGTCGAGGCCGCGAACCCGAGCGCCGGCGTCCGCACCGAGACCGTCGCCAACTGGGCCCCCGACTTCGCGGGCCGCGTCTGA